A stretch of the Thermus thermophilus genome encodes the following:
- a CDS encoding DUF1517 domain-containing protein has translation MLRGVKALRALGLLLLLLGLALGQKSGGGVGGRPYAPSTPPPVSPGPAPVYPTPAPSYPVPGPVYVYPGGGGSLGVAPVLVFLGLALVAFLMVRGLSQAGEEGPQASVGRLRLALLLSPRVQRALRRLAEEADTTTAKGLADLVDEVALVLLREAPAWRFASYEAREGTEEEVLGRFDAWMLEDRSTYQETFRHFEGKKVEAAYAPKVEPGGRYLVASLVLAVRGSLPPQAPLDREKAREVLLAFAASTPFTLLAFHLAWTPEKEGEGLTEEELLVLYSNLEKI, from the coding sequence ATGCTAAGGGGCGTGAAGGCCCTGCGGGCCCTCGGCCTCCTCCTCCTCCTCCTCGGCCTCGCCCTCGGGCAGAAAAGCGGGGGCGGGGTCGGGGGCAGGCCCTACGCGCCCTCCACCCCGCCGCCCGTGAGCCCGGGGCCCGCCCCAGTCTACCCCACCCCCGCGCCCTCCTACCCCGTTCCCGGACCGGTGTACGTGTACCCCGGGGGCGGGGGGAGCCTGGGGGTGGCGCCGGTCCTCGTCTTCCTCGGCCTCGCCCTGGTGGCCTTCCTCATGGTCCGGGGGCTGAGCCAGGCCGGGGAGGAAGGGCCCCAGGCCAGCGTGGGCCGCCTGCGCCTCGCCCTCCTCCTTAGCCCGAGGGTGCAGCGGGCCCTGAGGCGCCTCGCCGAGGAGGCGGACACCACCACGGCCAAGGGGCTTGCGGACCTCGTGGACGAGGTGGCCTTGGTCCTCCTCCGGGAAGCTCCCGCCTGGCGCTTTGCAAGCTACGAGGCGCGGGAAGGGACGGAGGAAGAGGTCCTGGGCCGGTTTGACGCCTGGATGCTGGAGGACCGGAGCACCTACCAGGAGACCTTCCGGCACTTTGAGGGGAAGAAGGTGGAGGCGGCCTACGCCCCCAAGGTGGAGCCGGGCGGGCGCTACCTGGTGGCCTCCCTCGTCCTCGCCGTCCGGGGAAGCCTGCCCCCCCAGGCCCCCCTGGACCGGGAAAAGGCGAGGGAGGTCCTCCTCGCCTTCGCCGCCAGCACCCCCTTCACCCTCCTCGCCTTCCACCTGGCCTGGACGCCGGAGAAGGAGGGCGAGGGCCTCACGGAGGAGGAGCTCCTCGTCCTCTACTCAAATCTGGAAAAGATCTAA
- the lon gene encoding endopeptidase La — protein sequence MLPETLPVCPVRGSVIYPTMVMPIDAGRPISIRAIDEALARDRVLLIVSQRDKEVETPKPSDLFEVGTACNILKMRKNPDGSVQVLVQAFARVRVKEWLDLGDHLEARGEVLADEPGEPILVKALVREVKDKFQALLKEGKYLAPEVAQFILNLEDPSQLADYVAFHMDFRLEDKQKVLETANVAERLRAVLVLLEGELALIETQRRIQQQVKEEIDRNQREYFLREQMKAIQRELHGEEGEQEVEEFRRKLEALDLPPVVRQEAERELNRFARMHPDSAEASVIRTYLDWIVHLPWNTRTEDNLDLERAKEILERDHYGLEKVKDRVLEYLAVRKLKAERARRGEIPAEEVNKGPILLFVGPPGVGKTSIAKSIAEALGRKYVRISLGGVRDESDIRGHRRTYIGAMPGRIIQGLRQAGTKNPVFLLDEVDKLGISYQGDPAAALLEVLDPAQNKEFVDHYLGVPFDLSEVMFICTANFPQNIPAPLYDRMEPIEFTSYTEQEKLEIAKRYLLPRQLKENGLEPEQVVVTEAALMRLITHYTREAGVRQLEREIGALLRKAARRILEEGKKRVRITEKDLEAYLGPPRFLPETEARHPQVGVATGMYYTPVGGDIMFVEVSVMPGKGNLILTGQLGDVMKESARAALSYAKKNAHRFGIPLEKFDKSDIHIHVPAGAIPKEGPSAGVALVSALVSALTEVPVRHDIAMTGEITLTGRVLPIGGVKEKVLGARRAGIREVILPKLNEPDLSDIPKPLRQNMTFHFVEHLDQVLDLALVGGLKALEEGGRRSRSVRRKKELVAHA from the coding sequence ATGCTACCGGAAACCCTGCCCGTCTGCCCGGTGCGGGGCTCGGTCATCTACCCCACCATGGTGATGCCCATAGACGCCGGGAGGCCCATCTCCATCCGGGCCATTGACGAGGCCCTGGCCCGCGACCGGGTTCTCCTCATCGTGAGCCAGAGGGACAAGGAGGTGGAGACCCCCAAGCCCTCGGACCTCTTTGAGGTGGGCACGGCCTGCAACATCCTCAAGATGCGCAAGAACCCGGACGGCTCCGTCCAGGTGCTGGTGCAGGCCTTCGCCCGGGTCCGGGTGAAGGAGTGGCTGGACCTGGGGGACCACCTCGAGGCCCGCGGCGAGGTCCTCGCCGACGAGCCCGGGGAGCCCATTCTGGTCAAGGCCCTGGTCCGGGAGGTCAAGGACAAGTTCCAGGCCCTCCTCAAGGAGGGGAAGTACCTGGCCCCGGAGGTGGCCCAGTTCATCCTGAACCTGGAGGACCCCTCGCAGCTCGCCGACTACGTCGCCTTCCACATGGACTTCCGCCTCGAGGACAAGCAGAAGGTCCTGGAGACGGCGAACGTGGCCGAGCGCCTGCGGGCGGTTTTGGTGCTCCTGGAGGGGGAGCTCGCCCTCATTGAGACCCAGCGGCGCATCCAGCAGCAGGTCAAAGAGGAGATTGACCGCAACCAGCGGGAGTACTTCCTCCGGGAGCAGATGAAGGCCATCCAGCGGGAGCTCCACGGGGAGGAGGGGGAGCAGGAGGTGGAGGAGTTCCGCAGGAAGCTTGAGGCCCTGGACCTTCCCCCTGTGGTGCGCCAGGAAGCGGAGCGGGAGCTCAACCGCTTCGCCCGCATGCACCCCGACTCCGCCGAGGCCAGCGTCATCCGCACCTACCTGGACTGGATCGTCCACCTCCCCTGGAACACCCGCACCGAGGACAACCTGGACCTGGAGCGGGCCAAGGAGATCCTGGAACGGGACCACTACGGCCTGGAGAAGGTGAAGGACCGGGTCCTGGAGTACCTGGCGGTGCGCAAGCTCAAGGCGGAAAGGGCCAGGCGGGGGGAGATCCCGGCCGAAGAAGTAAACAAGGGCCCCATCCTCCTCTTCGTGGGGCCGCCGGGGGTGGGGAAGACCTCCATCGCCAAGAGCATCGCCGAGGCCCTGGGCCGCAAGTACGTGCGCATCTCCTTGGGCGGGGTGCGGGACGAATCGGATATCCGGGGGCACCGCCGCACCTACATCGGGGCCATGCCGGGCCGGATCATCCAGGGCCTGAGGCAAGCCGGGACCAAGAACCCCGTCTTCCTCCTGGACGAGGTGGACAAGCTGGGCATCTCCTACCAGGGGGACCCGGCGGCGGCCCTCCTGGAGGTCTTGGACCCCGCCCAGAACAAGGAGTTCGTGGACCACTACCTGGGGGTGCCCTTTGACCTCAGCGAGGTGATGTTCATCTGCACCGCCAACTTCCCCCAGAACATCCCCGCCCCCCTCTACGACCGGATGGAGCCCATTGAGTTCACCAGCTACACCGAGCAGGAGAAGCTGGAGATCGCCAAGCGCTACCTCCTGCCCAGGCAGCTAAAGGAAAACGGCCTCGAGCCCGAGCAGGTGGTGGTGACCGAGGCCGCCCTCATGCGCCTCATCACCCACTACACCCGGGAGGCGGGGGTGCGGCAGCTGGAGCGGGAGATCGGGGCCCTCCTCCGCAAGGCCGCCCGCAGGATCCTGGAGGAGGGCAAGAAGCGGGTGCGGATCACGGAGAAGGACCTGGAGGCCTACCTCGGCCCGCCCCGCTTCCTCCCCGAGACCGAGGCCCGCCATCCCCAGGTGGGGGTGGCCACGGGGATGTACTACACCCCCGTGGGCGGGGACATCATGTTCGTGGAGGTCTCGGTGATGCCCGGAAAGGGCAACCTCATCCTCACCGGGCAGCTCGGCGACGTGATGAAGGAGTCGGCCAGGGCCGCCCTCTCCTACGCCAAGAAGAACGCCCACCGCTTCGGCATCCCTCTGGAGAAGTTTGACAAGTCCGACATCCACATCCACGTGCCCGCGGGGGCCATCCCCAAGGAGGGGCCGAGCGCGGGGGTGGCCCTCGTGAGCGCCCTGGTCTCCGCCCTCACCGAGGTGCCGGTGCGGCACGACATCGCCATGACCGGGGAGATCACCCTCACGGGCAGGGTCCTCCCCATCGGCGGGGTGAAGGAGAAGGTGCTGGGGGCGAGGCGGGCCGGGATCCGGGAGGTGATCCTGCCCAAGCTCAACGAGCCCGACCTCTCCGACATCCCCAAGCCCCTCCGGCAGAACATGACCTTCCACTTCGTGGAGCACCTGGACCAGGTTCTGGACCTGGCCCTGGTGGGCGGCCTCAAGGCCTTGGAGGAGGGGGGCAGGCGCTCTAGGAGCGTCCGGAGGAAGAAGGAGCTCGTGGCCCACGCCTAG
- the bshA gene encoding N-acetyl-alpha-D-glucosaminyl L-malate synthase BshA — protein MRREELRLGLVAYPGLGGSGTVAAELADRLARMGHRVYLFATSRPFRLPEASPVVHVPVDLPYYPVFPGPLYTLSLAGTLEREAKRLGLDLVHTHYAVPHAAAAYLAFGEGLPLVHTLHGTDVSVVGMDPAFHGPTRRALEAARAVTAVSRALAQEAKRAFGVEAVVVPNAVDPERFRPRPERKRLYAEEGEWLLVHASNFRPIKRVPDIVRAFAKIRKRLPARLLLLGTGPEEEEARRVAAELGVAPWVTFHPPTPHPEEVLGAADLFLLASEEESFGQAALEALASGVPVVATAVGGVAEVVTPEVGRLVELGNLEALAEAALDLLGSPRLPEIRRRAREWALLRFHPERITRAYLEVYAKALG, from the coding sequence ATGCGCCGGGAGGAGCTTCGCCTGGGCCTCGTGGCCTACCCGGGCCTTGGGGGAAGCGGGACGGTGGCCGCCGAGCTCGCCGACCGCCTGGCCCGGATGGGGCACCGGGTCTACCTCTTCGCCACGTCCCGCCCCTTCCGCCTCCCCGAGGCGAGCCCCGTGGTCCACGTCCCCGTGGACCTCCCCTACTACCCCGTCTTCCCCGGACCCCTCTACACCCTCTCCCTGGCGGGCACCCTGGAGCGGGAGGCCAAGCGGCTTGGCCTGGACCTCGTCCACACCCACTACGCCGTCCCTCACGCCGCCGCGGCCTACCTCGCCTTCGGGGAAGGCCTCCCCCTGGTCCACACCCTCCACGGCACCGACGTCTCCGTGGTAGGGATGGACCCCGCCTTCCACGGCCCCACCCGCCGCGCCCTCGAGGCCGCCCGGGCGGTCACGGCGGTAAGCCGGGCCCTGGCCCAGGAGGCCAAGCGGGCCTTCGGGGTGGAGGCGGTGGTGGTCCCCAACGCCGTGGACCCGGAGCGCTTCCGCCCTAGACCTGAGCGCAAGAGGCTCTACGCCGAGGAGGGGGAGTGGCTCCTCGTGCACGCCTCCAACTTCCGCCCCATCAAGCGGGTGCCCGACATCGTCCGGGCCTTCGCCAAAATCAGGAAGCGCCTTCCCGCCAGGCTCCTCCTTCTGGGCACCGGCCCCGAGGAGGAGGAGGCCCGGCGGGTGGCGGCGGAGCTCGGCGTCGCCCCCTGGGTCACCTTCCACCCCCCCACCCCCCACCCGGAAGAGGTCCTGGGGGCGGCGGACCTTTTCCTCCTGGCCTCGGAGGAGGAGTCCTTCGGCCAGGCAGCCCTCGAGGCCCTGGCCTCCGGCGTCCCCGTGGTGGCCACGGCGGTGGGCGGGGTGGCCGAGGTGGTCACCCCCGAGGTGGGCCGGCTCGTGGAGCTCGGCAACCTGGAGGCCCTGGCGGAGGCCGCCTTGGACCTCCTGGGAAGCCCCCGCCTCCCCGAGATAAGGAGGAGGGCCCGGGAGTGGGCCCTCCTGCGCTTCCACCCGGAAAGGATCACCCGGGCCTACCTGGAGGTCTACGCCAAGGCCCTGGGCTAG
- a CDS encoding LptF/LptG family permease, whose protein sequence is MILHRYLLRESLPVLLLALLFLTAVYLFGFFYAGARWLEGVPLPKILRWLSYHVPGIWVQVFPIALVTTTVLVFGRLAAEGAHFALLSAGIPLGRAALPLVAVGAVLSGLALYLQEYVVPEANNRVRVAWWDEIHTQGAGLFRLKGMQIPIGQGKSLYFQDFDMAAKEMVGVRITAFQGEVGTFLFAERGTWEDKTLTLKDYRYYQVDFGQVPGLETAPDLLAQVRRVFRVVSQGKALEVTSDLSRARAIADYADTFSFGQDSLSEAWRKLKDPFLPPLEKWRARLELHSKLALPLANLVLVLLAAAMALRYGKSPGLALGMSVVLALAYYGAFFLGRALAGIGALPPELGAWGANLLFLLLGLRALR, encoded by the coding sequence ATGATCCTCCACCGCTACCTCCTCAGGGAGAGCCTCCCCGTCCTCCTCCTCGCCCTCCTCTTCCTCACCGCCGTCTACCTCTTCGGCTTCTTCTACGCCGGGGCGAGGTGGCTTGAGGGGGTGCCCCTCCCCAAGATCCTCCGCTGGCTCTCCTACCACGTCCCCGGGATCTGGGTCCAGGTCTTCCCCATCGCCTTGGTGACCACCACGGTCCTGGTCTTCGGCAGGCTCGCCGCCGAGGGGGCCCACTTCGCCCTTCTTTCCGCCGGGATCCCCTTGGGGCGGGCGGCGCTCCCCCTCGTGGCCGTGGGGGCGGTCCTAAGCGGCCTCGCCCTCTACCTCCAGGAGTACGTGGTCCCGGAGGCCAACAACCGGGTGCGGGTGGCCTGGTGGGACGAGATCCACACCCAAGGGGCGGGCCTCTTCCGGCTCAAGGGGATGCAGATCCCCATAGGCCAGGGCAAGAGCCTTTACTTCCAGGACTTTGACATGGCGGCCAAGGAGATGGTGGGGGTGCGGATCACCGCCTTCCAGGGGGAGGTGGGCACCTTCCTCTTCGCCGAGCGGGGCACCTGGGAGGACAAGACCCTCACCCTCAAGGACTACCGCTACTACCAGGTGGACTTCGGCCAGGTGCCGGGGCTGGAAACCGCCCCCGACCTCCTCGCCCAGGTGCGCCGGGTCTTCCGGGTGGTGAGCCAGGGAAAGGCCCTGGAGGTAACCTCGGACCTCTCCCGGGCCCGGGCCATCGCCGACTACGCCGACACCTTCAGCTTCGGCCAGGACAGCCTTTCGGAGGCCTGGCGGAAGCTCAAGGACCCCTTCCTGCCCCCCTTGGAGAAGTGGCGGGCGCGGCTTGAGCTCCACTCCAAGCTCGCCCTTCCCCTCGCCAACCTGGTCCTCGTCCTCCTCGCGGCGGCCATGGCCCTCCGCTACGGGAAAAGCCCGGGACTTGCCCTGGGGATGAGCGTGGTCCTTGCCCTGGCCTACTACGGCGCCTTCTTCCTGGGCCGGGCCCTGGCCGGGATCGGGGCCCTCCCCCCTGAGCTTGGGGCCTGGGGGGCCAACCTGCTCTTCCTCCTTCTGGGCCTCAGGGCCCTTCGCTAG
- a CDS encoding O-antigen ligase family protein, giving the protein MRGLAFLLALAPLLPPLAGLALFFVPWVRRLPLWGQALLALYGASLLLPALFAPEPLAWPLALFRFLYVLGLVGLGVALGRPERALGAWGVGLFLLYLTGFAATYWVWGDGAVRARLSHPFHSPVGFGFLGGLGLLLALHLRYPWPFRALLGLLGGAVLLLSGSRGGMLGFLVGGAAALLFRRRGLLALALGGGLLLAAFALNLPATERFFQAHLSGREGVWLAAYRVFQEHPWTGVGPYLLGERIGGVLFGDCFLFPLLEARGLTCPDWLRPWGGLWTFAHNHLLQALGEGGVFGAVGLLLLAGGFLAGAWGDGLLFGLLAAYLGMGMVDNPFSVPSPFRGEVFFLLGGMALARLEGGRAPLGLGLAGGVALLWSLPFLYLAARPEGPPPALRYLVVPDRGGEGAVALEKGEGYRLQVWLCAEGCRRLGWEWSAEKPVRFPLPETPIEGKRLVLVLFREGGLALRPAFLLEGEVGR; this is encoded by the coding sequence GTGCGCGGTCTGGCCTTCCTCCTCGCCTTGGCGCCCCTCCTTCCCCCGCTTGCGGGGCTTGCCCTTTTCTTCGTGCCCTGGGTCCGGCGGCTTCCCCTTTGGGGGCAGGCCCTGCTCGCCCTCTACGGGGCGAGCCTCCTCCTGCCCGCCCTCTTCGCCCCGGAGCCTTTGGCCTGGCCTTTGGCCCTCTTCCGCTTCCTCTACGTCCTCGGCCTGGTGGGGCTTGGGGTGGCCCTGGGCAGGCCGGAGCGGGCCCTTGGGGCTTGGGGCGTGGGCCTCTTCCTCCTCTACCTCACGGGCTTCGCCGCCACCTACTGGGTTTGGGGGGACGGGGCGGTGCGGGCCCGGCTCAGCCACCCCTTCCACAGCCCCGTGGGCTTCGGCTTCCTCGGGGGGCTCGGCCTCCTCCTCGCCCTCCACCTCCGCTACCCCTGGCCCTTCCGGGCCCTCCTGGGCCTTCTGGGGGGGGCGGTTCTCCTCCTTTCGGGGAGCCGTGGGGGGATGCTGGGCTTCCTCGTGGGCGGGGCGGCGGCCCTCCTCTTCCGCAGGCGGGGCCTTCTCGCCCTGGCCTTAGGGGGTGGGCTTCTCCTCGCCGCCTTCGCCCTGAACCTTCCCGCCACGGAGCGCTTCTTCCAGGCCCACCTTTCCGGGAGGGAGGGGGTGTGGCTCGCCGCCTACCGGGTCTTCCAGGAGCACCCCTGGACGGGGGTGGGGCCCTACCTCCTCGGGGAGCGGATCGGGGGGGTGCTCTTCGGGGACTGCTTCCTCTTTCCCCTCCTCGAGGCCCGGGGGCTTACCTGTCCCGACTGGCTCAGGCCCTGGGGCGGGCTTTGGACCTTCGCCCACAACCACCTCCTCCAGGCCCTGGGGGAAGGGGGGGTCTTCGGGGCGGTGGGGCTTCTCCTCCTCGCCGGGGGGTTCCTCGCGGGGGCCTGGGGGGACGGCCTCCTCTTCGGCCTTCTCGCCGCCTATTTGGGGATGGGGATGGTGGACAACCCCTTCAGCGTCCCGAGCCCCTTCCGGGGCGAGGTCTTCTTCCTCCTCGGGGGGATGGCCCTGGCCCGCCTCGAGGGGGGGCGGGCTCCCCTGGGGCTGGGGCTTGCCGGGGGGGTGGCCCTCCTTTGGTCCCTCCCCTTCCTTTACCTGGCGGCCCGCCCCGAGGGGCCTCCCCCGGCCCTCCGCTACCTCGTCGTCCCGGATCGGGGCGGCGAGGGGGCGGTGGCCCTGGAGAAAGGCGAGGGGTACCGCCTCCAGGTCTGGCTCTGCGCCGAGGGGTGCCGGAGGCTCGGCTGGGAGTGGTCGGCGGAGAAGCCCGTCCGCTTCCCCCTTCCCGAGACCCCCATAGAGGGGAAGAGACTCGTGCTCGTGCTCTTCCGGGAGGGGGGCTTGGCCTTGCGGCCCGCCTTCCTCCTGGAGGGGGAGGTGGGGCGGTGA
- the pheA gene encoding prephenate dehydratase: MRIAFQGTEGAYSEEALLKAFPEAKPVGFPTFHQVFEAVEAGEAELGVVPVENTTAGSINQTYDLLLESDLHVVGEIVHRVEHCLLAPKGTTLKDLHAVKSHPQALAQCDGFLARMRLSPIPVFDTAGAARALAENPEPGVGAIASRRAAELYGLEVLAENIEDYPHNYTRFFVIGREEAKKGEGPHKTSIVFAVRHRPGGLLEALSVFAEAGVNLTKLESRPRRDKPFSYLFYLDLEGHLEDPGPAQALLRLLRRVAFLKVLGSYPAHANGGVSAP; this comes from the coding sequence ATGAGGATCGCCTTCCAAGGCACGGAAGGGGCCTACAGCGAGGAGGCCTTGCTCAAGGCCTTCCCCGAGGCGAAGCCCGTGGGCTTTCCCACCTTTCACCAGGTCTTTGAGGCGGTGGAGGCGGGCGAGGCGGAGCTCGGGGTGGTGCCGGTGGAGAACACCACGGCGGGGAGCATCAACCAGACCTACGACCTCCTCCTGGAGAGCGACCTCCACGTGGTGGGGGAGATCGTCCACCGGGTGGAGCACTGCCTCCTCGCCCCCAAGGGCACGACGCTCAAGGACCTGCACGCGGTGAAGAGCCACCCCCAGGCCCTGGCCCAGTGCGACGGCTTCCTCGCCCGGATGCGCCTCTCCCCCATCCCCGTCTTTGACACTGCGGGGGCCGCCCGGGCCCTGGCGGAGAACCCGGAGCCCGGGGTGGGGGCCATCGCCTCGAGGCGGGCCGCCGAGCTCTACGGCCTGGAGGTCCTGGCGGAGAACATTGAGGACTACCCCCACAACTACACCCGCTTCTTCGTCATCGGGCGCGAGGAGGCGAAAAAGGGGGAGGGGCCCCACAAGACCAGCATCGTCTTCGCGGTGCGCCACCGCCCGGGAGGGCTTTTGGAGGCCCTTTCCGTCTTCGCCGAGGCGGGGGTGAACCTCACCAAGCTGGAGTCCAGGCCCCGGAGGGACAAGCCCTTCAGCTACCTCTTCTACCTGGACCTGGAGGGGCACCTGGAGGACCCCGGGCCCGCCCAGGCCCTCCTCCGCCTCCTCAGGCGGGTGGCCTTCCTCAAGGTCCTGGGCTCCTACCCCGCCCACGCCAACGGGGGCGTTAGCGCACCCTAA
- a CDS encoding response regulator: MGFVARLLVVDDDPQIRYLLEVLLSGSGHEVTVADSARAALEHLRKETPDLILLDIMMPDMDGLSLLGRIRAVRCLSKVPVILFTGGGRELEGVGKALGADLFLEKPVSGRRLKQAVESLLGREGYLLPGGERVATLQEVCSRLAQALPKEERFRELWRKTAGRRALLQNLVAKGWTEALLRRILPGPYDLYDLLGHLAYGWPLVPIAERAARAKDPRFAGLLEAYLERQGLPLEGDGLLEDLARALYP; this comes from the coding sequence ATGGGTTTCGTGGCGCGCCTTTTGGTGGTGGACGACGACCCCCAAATCCGCTACCTCCTGGAGGTGCTCCTTTCCGGCTCGGGCCACGAGGTGACCGTGGCGGACTCGGCCAGGGCCGCCCTGGAGCACCTGCGCAAGGAGACCCCCGACCTCATCCTTTTGGACATCATGATGCCCGATATGGACGGCCTCTCCCTCCTGGGGCGCATCCGCGCCGTTCGCTGCCTGAGCAAGGTCCCCGTCATCCTCTTCACCGGGGGAGGACGGGAGCTGGAAGGGGTGGGGAAGGCCTTGGGGGCGGACCTCTTCCTGGAAAAACCCGTGTCCGGGCGGCGGTTGAAGCAGGCGGTGGAAAGCCTTTTGGGCCGGGAGGGGTACCTTCTGCCCGGGGGGGAGCGGGTGGCCACCCTTCAGGAGGTGTGCTCCCGCCTCGCCCAGGCCCTCCCCAAGGAGGAGCGCTTCCGGGAGCTTTGGCGGAAAACGGCAGGCCGTCGGGCCCTTCTGCAAAACCTGGTGGCCAAGGGCTGGACCGAGGCGCTTTTGCGCCGCATCCTCCCCGGGCCGTACGACCTCTACGACCTTTTGGGCCACCTGGCCTACGGCTGGCCCCTGGTGCCCATCGCCGAGCGGGCGGCCCGGGCGAAGGACCCCCGCTTCGCCGGGCTCCTCGAGGCCTACCTGGAGCGCCAGGGCCTTCCCCTGGAGGGGGACGGCCTCCTGGAAGACCTCGCTCGGGCCCTGTACCCTTGA
- a CDS encoding lipid II:glycine glycyltransferase FemX, translated as MWELLEVHEPEAWNTLVAAFPIASPLQSWGWGEVKRLSGWVPKRLAVYREGELLGAAQVLLRPLPGGLALAYAPRGPALHRLEDLPQVARTLGRALRATHLVLEPEAGLPAHLPAPRFPGLLLEEPIQPAHSLWLDLTQGEEALLKGMKEMHRRNARLALKRVALSVEGEEAFPEFYRLFTETNRRARLLQHDEAYYRAVLKEMNQPLGEAFLALARKDGEALAAGLFVAFAGKVAYLYGGSTRKHPEAKAPMGMHLAAIRHGMARGYRVYDLWGIPKNPQGSHAEGIHRFKEGFGGQRVQFPAYVLPLSPLYRPLRLLLRLRKTWVNLRVRGNPRDVLG; from the coding sequence GTGTGGGAGCTTCTGGAAGTCCACGAGCCCGAGGCCTGGAATACCCTCGTGGCGGCCTTTCCCATCGCCAGCCCCCTGCAGTCTTGGGGCTGGGGAGAGGTGAAGCGCCTTTCCGGCTGGGTGCCCAAGCGCCTGGCCGTCTACCGGGAGGGCGAGCTCTTGGGGGCGGCCCAGGTTCTTCTCCGCCCCCTCCCCGGGGGGCTTGCCCTGGCCTACGCCCCTAGGGGGCCCGCCCTCCACCGCCTCGAGGACCTGCCCCAGGTGGCCCGGACCTTGGGGCGGGCCCTTCGGGCCACCCACCTGGTCCTGGAGCCGGAGGCGGGGCTTCCCGCCCACCTTCCTGCCCCCCGCTTCCCCGGCCTCCTTTTGGAGGAGCCCATCCAGCCCGCCCACTCCCTCTGGCTGGACCTCACCCAGGGGGAGGAGGCCCTCCTCAAGGGGATGAAGGAGATGCACCGCCGGAACGCCCGGCTCGCCCTCAAGCGGGTGGCCCTTTCCGTGGAGGGGGAGGAGGCCTTCCCGGAGTTCTACCGCCTCTTCACGGAGACCAACCGGAGGGCCCGCCTCCTCCAGCACGACGAGGCCTACTACCGGGCGGTCCTCAAGGAGATGAACCAGCCCTTGGGGGAGGCCTTTCTCGCCCTGGCGCGGAAGGACGGGGAGGCCCTGGCGGCGGGCCTCTTCGTGGCCTTCGCCGGCAAGGTGGCCTACCTCTACGGCGGCAGCACCCGCAAGCACCCCGAGGCCAAGGCCCCCATGGGCATGCACCTCGCCGCCATCCGGCACGGGATGGCCCGGGGCTACCGCGTCTACGACCTTTGGGGCATCCCCAAAAACCCCCAGGGGAGCCACGCCGAGGGGATCCACCGCTTCAAGGAGGGGTTTGGGGGCCAGCGGGTCCAGTTCCCCGCCTATGTCCTGCCCCTCTCCCCCCTCTACCGCCCCCTAAGGCTCCTCCTCCGCCTGAGGAAGACCTGGGTCAACCTGCGGGTGCGGGGCAACCCTCGGGACGTCCTTGGCTGA
- a CDS encoding IS256-like element ISTth4 family transposase has translation MFNRGAHLSTRRCPVDQDTLRILLREAVRETVAEVLQTVLELDRTAFLQVHGGRRNGYYPRKLETTFGQVDLKVPRDRESRYYPAFLKPYARRLVDVGEVAVALYAAGVSQRKAAEILSLLLGHRYSHETLSALTDQVLEAAGAFRTRPLPEEMAFVYLDGLSLKVFREGEGIVRETVYVALGIAPDGERRVLGFWLLPTESALGWEGVLGELWQRGLRRVLLFITDGLPGLPEAIRRVYPQAEWQRCVVHGVRWSLSQVRARDRGLLAEDLRRVYGAESRDEALRALEEVKAAWGSRYPGVVGLWVQDSGAFLRFYGYPKVLWPYLRSTNLMERFIRELRRGTKVRDHKFPKEEAVYKLLYLESERQEGRWAERKLKGFSEVKEVLEKMLQERYAPRTQTLTHNS, from the coding sequence GTGTTTAATAGGGGGGCACACCTTAGCACGAGGAGGTGCCCCGTGGACCAGGATACCTTGCGGATCTTGCTGAGGGAAGCGGTGCGGGAGACAGTAGCCGAGGTTCTGCAGACGGTTCTGGAGCTGGACCGGACAGCCTTCTTGCAGGTGCACGGGGGGCGCAGGAACGGCTACTACCCCCGCAAGCTGGAGACCACCTTCGGCCAGGTGGACCTGAAGGTCCCTAGGGATCGGGAATCTCGGTATTACCCGGCTTTCCTTAAGCCCTACGCCCGCCGCCTGGTGGACGTGGGGGAAGTAGCTGTGGCCTTGTACGCCGCCGGGGTCAGTCAGCGCAAGGCGGCCGAGATATTGAGCCTGCTCTTAGGCCACCGCTACTCCCACGAGACCCTAAGCGCTCTGACCGACCAAGTCCTGGAGGCGGCAGGAGCCTTCCGCACCCGGCCTTTGCCCGAGGAGATGGCCTTCGTCTACCTGGACGGGCTTTCCTTAAAGGTCTTCAGGGAAGGGGAAGGGATTGTGCGGGAAACGGTGTATGTGGCCCTGGGCATCGCCCCTGATGGGGAGAGGCGGGTCCTGGGGTTCTGGCTGTTGCCCACGGAGAGCGCCCTGGGATGGGAGGGGGTCCTGGGGGAGCTTTGGCAGCGGGGCCTGCGGCGGGTATTGCTCTTCATCACCGACGGGCTGCCCGGGCTTCCTGAAGCGATCCGCAGGGTCTACCCTCAGGCGGAGTGGCAGCGGTGCGTGGTGCACGGGGTGCGGTGGAGCCTGTCCCAGGTGCGGGCGCGGGACCGGGGCCTGCTGGCGGAGGACCTGAGGCGGGTGTACGGGGCGGAGAGCAGGGATGAAGCCCTTAGGGCCTTGGAGGAGGTGAAGGCCGCCTGGGGTTCGCGGTACCCGGGGGTGGTGGGGCTTTGGGTACAGGATTCGGGGGCCTTCCTGCGGTTCTACGGGTACCCCAAGGTGCTTTGGCCGTACCTGCGGAGCACCAACCTGATGGAGCGGTTTATCCGGGAGCTACGGCGGGGGACGAAGGTGCGGGACCACAAGTTTCCTAAGGAAGAGGCGGTGTACAAGCTCCTTTACCTGGAGTCAGAGAGGCAGGAAGGGAGGTGGGCAGAACGGAAACTAAAGGGGTTCTCGGAGGTGAAGGAGGTGCTGGAGAAGATGCTTCAGGAGCGGTATGCCCCCCGTACACAGACTCTTACACATAACTCTTGA